The proteins below come from a single Chitinophaga pinensis DSM 2588 genomic window:
- a CDS encoding response regulator: MSIRVAIFDDNKNIRNSIRLLLDTAPSIEVVGVFSDARNCVNDVLNCSADIVLMDIEMPEISGIEAIKQLKKEVPHVQILIQTVFEDDDRVFDSICAGASGYILKNHLNTRLIDAIQELQTGGSPMSPSIARRVLNLLQKSAVQKPEPNNDSYNLTAREKEVLTCIVNGQSYKMIASDLNISYETVRSHVKKIYEKLHVASLTEAVALAINQRIV; this comes from the coding sequence ATGAGTATACGCGTTGCCATTTTTGACGACAACAAAAACATTCGCAATAGCATCAGGCTGTTACTGGATACGGCTCCTTCCATCGAGGTGGTAGGCGTGTTCAGCGACGCCCGGAATTGTGTGAACGATGTGCTGAACTGTAGTGCCGACATAGTACTGATGGACATTGAAATGCCGGAAATCAGCGGTATTGAAGCGATCAAACAGCTTAAAAAAGAAGTGCCGCATGTACAGATCCTCATTCAAACGGTGTTTGAGGACGATGACAGGGTCTTTGACTCTATCTGTGCAGGGGCTTCAGGGTATATTCTGAAGAATCACCTGAACACAAGGCTGATTGACGCCATACAGGAGCTGCAAACGGGTGGCTCTCCCATGAGTCCATCCATCGCCCGCCGCGTACTGAATCTTTTACAGAAAAGTGCCGTACAGAAGCCGGAGCCGAACAATGACAGCTATAATCTGACGGCCAGAGAGAAAGAAGTGCTGACCTGTATTGTGAACGGACAAAGTTACAAGATGATCGCCAGCGACCTGAATATCAGTTACGAAACGGTGCGCAGCCATGTGAAGAAGATCTATGAAAAGTTGCACGTAGCTTCTCTGACAGAGGCGGTTGCGCTGGCCATAAATCAACGTATCGTATAG
- a CDS encoding cytochrome-c peroxidase has translation MKLSKSLIAGVIVLSTWLSCTNTTPFATTSSSADLDSLVHQWLNQHMDSLEAGATRLQSLAATPAKEAELRAAFSDCRRLFKQLEWFSVYYAPATSRQLNGPPLPEIEVEENKMSDPAGLQVMEELLFPYDTSASAALLKEAKGFISSLIPLRHTIENTRFDTAHIFDACKMEVFRVEVLGISGFDTPLCGWGIPETGVALSAVKEMMAFIAAPDNLLKRLDRVIAVTEQATSPGEFDYALFMSQQLHPLSAAMTDWFYSAGLQPIAYPQALKNTARTLFDSSAFNTAYFVHNADAVPTPEKVALGKMLFYENRLAGNGQRSCSSCHMPEKALTDGMPKNTSLDGSATVLRNTPTLLYAGLQQAQFYDMRSPTLENQVLDVLHNEAEMQSSPEKVASWLNQEPALKSQFKAAFPDIQDTILPRHVTRAIAAYIRELHPFRSNLDNYMRGDSNALTGQQKKGLNLFMGKARCATCHFMPLFNGTAAPSFATTESEVLGVLVAPGVAKLDPDMGRYTHTQLEGLQYAFKTPTIRNIAKTAPYMHNGAYKTLDEVMEFYNKGGAAGYGIDLPGQTLSADPLHLSEEEKKSIIAFMESLTDH, from the coding sequence ATGAAACTCAGCAAATCTTTGATTGCCGGTGTAATCGTCCTCAGTACCTGGCTATCATGTACCAACACCACACCATTTGCAACAACAAGCAGTTCTGCAGACCTGGACAGCCTTGTTCACCAGTGGCTCAATCAGCATATGGATTCCCTGGAAGCAGGCGCTACGCGTTTACAGTCACTGGCAGCAACACCGGCAAAGGAAGCGGAACTACGGGCTGCTTTTAGTGATTGCAGGCGATTGTTCAAGCAACTGGAATGGTTCAGTGTTTATTATGCACCGGCTACTTCCCGCCAGCTAAACGGACCACCTTTACCAGAGATAGAAGTGGAAGAGAACAAAATGAGTGATCCTGCGGGGCTGCAGGTAATGGAGGAACTGTTATTCCCCTATGATACAAGCGCATCCGCTGCACTGTTAAAAGAAGCAAAAGGGTTTATATCCAGCCTGATTCCTCTCAGACATACCATTGAAAATACCCGTTTTGATACCGCCCACATCTTTGATGCCTGTAAAATGGAAGTATTCCGCGTGGAGGTATTGGGTATCAGTGGTTTTGATACGCCTTTGTGTGGATGGGGCATTCCTGAAACAGGCGTGGCACTGTCGGCTGTAAAGGAAATGATGGCCTTTATAGCAGCGCCGGATAATCTCCTTAAAAGACTGGATCGAGTAATAGCGGTAACAGAGCAAGCAACAAGTCCCGGTGAATTTGACTACGCGCTATTTATGTCCCAACAGCTACATCCACTTTCGGCAGCAATGACCGACTGGTTTTACAGTGCCGGCTTACAACCTATTGCATATCCGCAGGCACTGAAGAATACCGCGCGTACCCTGTTCGACAGCAGCGCCTTTAATACCGCTTATTTCGTACACAATGCGGATGCGGTTCCTACGCCGGAAAAGGTGGCACTGGGAAAAATGTTATTCTATGAAAACAGACTGGCCGGTAACGGTCAGAGAAGCTGTAGCAGCTGTCACATGCCGGAGAAGGCATTGACGGACGGTATGCCTAAAAACACTTCCCTTGACGGCAGTGCCACCGTACTGCGCAATACCCCGACTTTATTATATGCCGGTCTGCAACAGGCCCAGTTCTATGATATGCGTTCCCCGACGCTGGAAAATCAGGTGCTGGACGTTCTGCATAACGAAGCCGAGATGCAGTCTTCTCCGGAGAAAGTAGCCAGCTGGCTGAATCAGGAGCCCGCTTTAAAATCGCAATTTAAAGCAGCTTTCCCGGACATTCAGGATACTATACTACCAAGACACGTTACAAGGGCGATCGCCGCTTATATCCGCGAATTACACCCTTTCCGCTCAAACCTGGACAACTATATGAGAGGTGACAGTAATGCGCTGACGGGGCAGCAGAAAAAAGGGCTGAACCTTTTCATGGGAAAAGCGCGTTGTGCCACCTGTCACTTTATGCCGCTTTTCAACGGTACTGCAGCGCCCTCATTTGCCACCACAGAGTCGGAAGTACTGGGTGTACTGGTTGCTCCCGGAGTAGCTAAACTGGATCCTGATATGGGGCGATATACGCATACACAGCTGGAAGGACTGCAATATGCCTTTAAGACGCCCACTATCCGTAATATCGCTAAAACGGCTCCTTATATGCATAATGGCGCTTATAAGACACTGGACGAGGTAATGGAATTCTATAATAAAGGGGGGGCTGCCGGTTACGGTATCGATCTGCCGGGTCAGACGCTGTCTGCGGATCCCTTGCATTTATCCGAAGAAGAAAAGAAAAGCATCATTGCTTTCATGGAGTCATTGACGGATCACTAA
- a CDS encoding peroxiredoxin — MATTQTLSTGDRIPDFSLQDENGQLFNIRDYVGKKKLVIYFYPKDESAVCTKEACSFRDSYADFTDAGAIVIGINAGSVESHRSFKEHHRLPFTLLSDPGNKLLKQFGVKNVLFLTGRETFLVGLDGKIEASFRGFLKGDAHAEKMLAMLRVNV; from the coding sequence ATGGCAACGACTCAAACATTAAGTACCGGCGATCGTATTCCTGATTTCAGTTTACAGGACGAGAACGGCCAGCTATTTAATATTCGCGACTACGTCGGCAAGAAAAAGCTCGTTATCTATTTCTACCCGAAAGATGAAAGCGCTGTCTGCACAAAAGAAGCCTGCTCATTCCGGGATAGTTATGCCGATTTTACAGATGCCGGCGCTATCGTGATCGGTATTAACGCCGGTAGCGTGGAAAGCCACCGTTCCTTTAAGGAGCATCACCGATTACCATTTACGCTGCTGAGCGATCCGGGCAATAAGCTGCTGAAACAATTCGGTGTCAAAAATGTACTGTTCCTGACGGGTAGAGAAACATTCCTCGTAGGACTGGACGGAAAGATTGAAGCCAGTTTCAGAGGCTTTCTGAAAGGAGATGCACATGCAGAAAAAATGCTGGCGATGTTGCGTGTTAATGTTTAG
- a CDS encoding AraC family transcriptional regulator — MQIKNYLQKIDLAVPRELQTLVENRRVFNLRNCELNIFESYEQAYHVPLTFNDLVITSMIRGKKVMHLSDKPSFDYLPGETVIVPPQETMIIDFPEATAENPTQCIALAIDDVYIRETVDYLNNYYNSGEGRQNWQLSFHQYHFENNHEITELINKLIRICTSQDKSKNIYADLQLKELLIRLLQSQQLGQAVESSVADNNGNRLNFVLHYIREHLTEKIAVDALSRKAYLSRNLFFKWFREQFGITPVEYVNKERIKLAKELLAKPQSSIYDVSKLCGFTDVNYFIRVFRKIEGTTPKVYQCQLGIRN; from the coding sequence ATGCAGATAAAAAATTATTTGCAGAAAATTGACCTTGCCGTTCCACGTGAGTTACAGACCTTAGTCGAAAACAGACGCGTGTTCAATCTGCGCAATTGTGAACTGAATATTTTTGAAAGTTATGAGCAGGCGTATCACGTACCACTCACTTTCAACGACCTGGTCATCACCAGCATGATTAGGGGCAAAAAGGTGATGCATCTCTCCGATAAACCTTCTTTTGATTACCTCCCGGGCGAAACTGTGATTGTGCCTCCGCAGGAAACCATGATCATTGATTTTCCGGAAGCCACCGCCGAGAATCCGACACAGTGTATTGCGCTCGCCATCGATGACGTTTACATCCGCGAAACGGTGGATTATCTCAATAATTACTATAACAGCGGAGAAGGCCGGCAGAACTGGCAGCTATCCTTCCACCAGTACCATTTTGAGAATAATCATGAAATTACAGAACTCATCAATAAACTGATCCGTATCTGTACCAGTCAGGATAAATCCAAGAATATCTATGCAGATCTGCAACTGAAAGAACTGCTGATCCGGCTCCTGCAAAGTCAGCAGCTGGGACAGGCCGTAGAAAGCAGTGTAGCGGATAATAACGGCAATCGCCTGAATTTTGTGCTACACTATATCCGGGAACACCTGACAGAAAAGATTGCGGTAGATGCTCTGAGCAGAAAGGCGTATCTGAGCAGGAATCTGTTCTTTAAATGGTTCAGGGAGCAGTTTGGGATCACGCCAGTGGAATATGTCAACAAAGAGAGAATCAAACTGGCGAAAGAGTTATTGGCAAAGCCGCAAAGCTCCATTTACGATGTAAGTAAGCTATGCGGCTTTACCGATGTAAATTATTTTATCCGGGTATTCCGGAAGATAGAAGGTACTACGCCTAAAGTCTATCAGTGTCAATTAGGAATTAGGAATTAA
- a CDS encoding M1 family aminopeptidase gives MKDSYTADQLMHIASKEEMSSGKVTQQKDWNTWKFTAAHIADVTFGTSNHYVWDASSVVVDSSTGRRTSVQAAYDDAAEDFHHSVDFSRYALDWFSRNWPGIPYPFPTMTAFQGFADMEYPMMVNDATVGKQLGFAQLVQDHEIAHTYFPFYMGINESRYAFMDEGWATTFEYLIGIAEKGKAAADKFYQLFRVRSYINDASAEEDQPIISQSHQLSGVGYGNNAYGKPSLAYLALKDLLGDQAFRKSLHAYMNNWNGKHPMPWDFFNSINTASGQDLNWFWNNWFFSNNYIDLQLTDVKTKKDNAELTIMNNGGFAIPFDVVVTFEDGSSKTVHQTPAVWKNGGKRITVNVQVNKSVSAVKLDGIIYMDYTPADNEWKK, from the coding sequence TTGAAAGACTCTTATACGGCTGACCAGCTGATGCATATCGCCAGCAAAGAGGAAATGAGCAGTGGCAAGGTAACACAGCAGAAAGACTGGAACACCTGGAAATTCACGGCGGCTCACATCGCTGACGTTACGTTTGGTACCAGCAATCATTATGTCTGGGATGCATCCAGCGTAGTGGTAGACAGCAGTACCGGCAGACGTACCAGCGTTCAGGCCGCCTACGATGATGCTGCCGAAGACTTTCATCATTCTGTGGATTTTTCCCGCTATGCCCTGGATTGGTTCTCCCGTAACTGGCCAGGTATACCATACCCTTTCCCGACAATGACCGCTTTCCAGGGTTTTGCGGATATGGAATACCCGATGATGGTCAATGATGCGACTGTAGGCAAACAGTTAGGTTTTGCGCAACTGGTACAGGATCACGAAATCGCGCATACGTATTTCCCTTTTTATATGGGTATTAACGAAAGCCGTTATGCCTTCATGGATGAAGGTTGGGCAACCACTTTCGAATACCTGATTGGTATTGCCGAAAAAGGAAAAGCAGCGGCGGATAAATTCTACCAGTTATTCCGGGTAAGATCTTACATCAATGATGCATCCGCAGAAGAAGATCAGCCGATCATTTCGCAGTCTCACCAGTTAAGCGGTGTCGGTTATGGTAATAACGCCTATGGCAAGCCTTCCCTTGCTTATCTGGCACTGAAAGACCTGCTGGGCGATCAGGCATTCCGTAAATCCCTGCACGCATATATGAACAACTGGAATGGTAAACATCCGATGCCATGGGATTTCTTCAATTCCATTAATACCGCTTCCGGTCAGGATCTGAACTGGTTCTGGAACAACTGGTTCTTCAGCAATAATTATATTGACCTGCAATTGACAGATGTAAAGACGAAGAAAGACAATGCAGAACTGACGATAATGAATAACGGCGGATTCGCGATTCCGTTTGATGTTGTGGTGACCTTTGAGGATGGTAGCAGCAAAACAGTACACCAGACACCTGCTGTTTGGAAAAACGGCGGCAAACGTATTACCGTCAATGTACAGGTTAATAAATCAGTGAGTGCGGTAAAACTGGATGGAATCATCTATATGGATTACACGCCAGCTGATAATGAATGGAAGAAATAA
- a CDS encoding sensor histidine kinase: protein MRKAYLLLVTIIMLTQTIRAQQETPYFNTLRTENGLSHNKVNCILQDKRGFIWFGTEDGLNRYDGKYFTIFRKTPGDTTCISGNIISDLLEDENGIIWIATEDGGLSAYDYRQSPDKQFRQYRYTDGSEKSIPDNHVNAIVDDQHGYLWVGTGNYRTRRFNKKTGEFSHPVKTGTTAILSLSMDANDSVWVGRAGGGLLKINARTLKYSADRRYDDLYAKLSHVSVTALFRDHNNDMWYGAWDKVLYHYDHVRDREESFSYTPGKNSFPNDEVNAFAEDKANRLWMGGKDSGLIVYDPAQHHFSHYRHQPFADGSIVNDHINDVYIDRNNIVWVATNNGISYHNPLYYPFKQVFLPGTGKDISIYDFYKDAGGRLWIGTNDGIFIKPPGKQPFEHRQLSWKGQPLSVTKFFQDSDGTFYIGTDYTLFIYDTLKQTLSTLPNTEGDPVMKKLISSRIVSIVKDTMDTHPVLIVSPYGHYLSYYDFKEQHWVTRSDSVHAILKRYNIKDNLIRKMYKAASGNIWLATTRHGLGDWPQKDGQQIKYLKGISNDDVYDIMEGQAGNIWISTYGGGLNYLDVHTQKAQHIPESSNLTEGLQTDKDGNVWMVCNGHIHKYDPAAKIYSCYEPPTLKKDGGVNGYMYQDEQGNIYVGGTNYYLSFQPEKISLINTEPVVYLTDFKIFNNSYSGLLQKQTIELDYKQNYFSIEFSAPEFSGDNIQYSYMLAGVDKTWNNVGKRNFAYYSNLKGGEYTFLVKASNWKGVFGNRVTALHITIIPPFWTRWWFYLVCTLVIAAAIYLLYRYRINELLKRHAIRNGIAQDLHDSVGSTLSGISVYSEVAKIYNDQQKTEQLKELLNTIGHTANEMISEMSDIVWAINPKNDHVSSIVKRMESYAKPLCTAKKIQFIFSCDQKIEDLNLAMNQRKNFYLIFKEAVNNALKHAACSFIKVNISYRKNMLELDIEDDGIGFDHDAVKSPEVLTLSGNGLSNIRHRASEMNADLGIESEPLKGTYLKLSFPVT, encoded by the coding sequence ATGAGAAAAGCTTACCTATTACTGGTAACGATCATCATGTTAACCCAAACCATTAGAGCACAACAAGAGACGCCTTATTTCAATACGCTAAGGACTGAAAACGGGCTTTCCCACAATAAAGTTAACTGCATCCTGCAGGACAAAAGGGGATTTATATGGTTTGGCACAGAGGACGGACTGAATAGATACGACGGTAAATATTTTACCATATTCAGAAAGACTCCCGGCGATACGACCTGCATATCGGGTAATATCATCAGCGACCTGCTTGAAGACGAGAATGGCATTATCTGGATTGCAACAGAAGATGGCGGCCTGAGTGCATACGACTACCGCCAGTCCCCCGATAAGCAATTCAGGCAATACCGCTATACGGACGGCAGTGAAAAAAGTATTCCGGATAATCATGTGAATGCGATCGTGGATGATCAGCACGGTTATCTGTGGGTGGGTACCGGTAACTATCGTACCAGAAGATTTAATAAAAAGACAGGCGAGTTTTCACATCCGGTGAAAACTGGCACCACGGCTATTCTGTCACTCAGCATGGACGCAAATGACAGTGTATGGGTAGGTCGTGCAGGCGGCGGATTGTTAAAGATCAATGCACGTACGTTGAAGTACTCGGCAGACAGGCGCTATGATGATCTTTACGCAAAACTGTCACACGTATCCGTTACAGCGTTATTCCGCGACCACAATAACGATATGTGGTATGGCGCCTGGGATAAAGTCCTGTATCACTATGACCACGTCCGCGACAGGGAAGAAAGTTTCAGCTACACGCCGGGTAAAAACTCTTTCCCGAATGATGAAGTCAATGCCTTTGCAGAAGATAAAGCGAATCGCCTCTGGATGGGCGGAAAGGACTCCGGTCTGATAGTCTATGATCCTGCACAGCATCATTTCTCCCATTACCGGCATCAGCCTTTTGCAGATGGTTCGATCGTCAATGACCATATCAATGACGTCTATATCGACAGGAATAATATTGTCTGGGTAGCTACGAATAACGGCATCAGTTATCATAATCCCCTCTACTACCCTTTTAAACAGGTCTTCCTGCCGGGAACGGGTAAAGACATAAGCATCTATGATTTTTACAAGGATGCCGGTGGCAGGTTATGGATAGGTACCAATGACGGGATTTTTATCAAACCGCCCGGAAAACAGCCCTTTGAGCACCGGCAGTTAAGCTGGAAAGGACAACCTTTAAGTGTGACCAAGTTTTTCCAGGATAGCGACGGCACTTTTTATATCGGCACTGATTACACGCTTTTCATATATGATACGCTGAAACAGACACTGTCTACCCTGCCTAATACGGAAGGAGATCCGGTGATGAAAAAGCTGATCTCTTCCAGGATTGTATCTATTGTCAAAGACACCATGGATACGCACCCTGTACTCATTGTCTCTCCTTATGGTCATTACCTGAGCTATTACGATTTTAAAGAGCAGCATTGGGTGACGCGTAGCGACTCTGTACATGCAATATTAAAAAGATATAATATCAAGGATAACCTGATCCGTAAAATGTACAAGGCAGCCAGTGGTAATATCTGGCTCGCCACTACCCGGCATGGCCTGGGCGACTGGCCACAGAAGGACGGACAGCAGATAAAGTACCTCAAAGGTATCAGCAATGATGATGTATATGATATCATGGAAGGACAGGCCGGTAATATCTGGATCAGTACTTATGGCGGCGGACTGAATTACCTAGATGTGCATACCCAGAAGGCACAGCATATCCCTGAATCAAGTAATCTGACGGAAGGACTGCAAACTGACAAAGATGGCAATGTGTGGATGGTCTGCAACGGGCATATACACAAATATGACCCCGCTGCAAAGATCTATAGCTGTTACGAACCGCCGACGCTGAAAAAGGACGGAGGAGTTAATGGTTATATGTACCAGGATGAGCAGGGGAATATCTATGTAGGCGGTACGAATTATTACCTCAGTTTTCAGCCTGAGAAGATCTCCCTGATTAATACGGAGCCTGTTGTCTACCTGACCGACTTTAAGATCTTCAATAATTCCTACAGCGGTCTGCTGCAAAAACAGACCATTGAACTGGACTATAAACAAAACTATTTCTCCATTGAGTTTTCTGCCCCGGAATTCAGCGGCGATAATATACAATACTCCTACATGCTGGCTGGTGTAGATAAGACCTGGAACAACGTAGGGAAACGGAATTTTGCTTATTACTCTAATCTGAAAGGAGGCGAATATACCTTCCTGGTCAAAGCGAGCAACTGGAAAGGCGTATTCGGTAACAGGGTAACAGCGCTGCATATTACCATCATCCCTCCTTTCTGGACCCGCTGGTGGTTTTACCTGGTATGCACACTGGTCATTGCGGCTGCTATTTACCTGCTGTACCGTTACCGGATCAATGAACTGCTGAAAAGACATGCCATCAGGAATGGTATTGCCCAGGATCTGCATGACAGTGTGGGCTCTACATTAAGTGGTATCTCCGTCTATAGTGAGGTAGCTAAAATCTATAATGATCAGCAAAAGACAGAACAGCTGAAAGAGCTGCTGAACACGATCGGCCATACGGCCAATGAAATGATCTCGGAAATGTCGGATATCGTCTGGGCGATTAATCCAAAGAATGACCATGTCAGCAGTATCGTGAAACGCATGGAATCTTACGCAAAACCATTATGTACCGCGAAAAAGATACAGTTCATCTTTAGCTGCGACCAGAAAATAGAAGACCTGAACCTGGCCATGAACCAGCGTAAGAACTTCTACCTGATATTCAAGGAAGCGGTCAACAATGCGTTGAAACATGCAGCCTGCAGCTTTATCAAAGTTAATATCAGCTACCGTAAAAACATGCTGGAGCTGGATATTGAAGATGACGGTATAGGATTTGATCATGATGCGGTGAAAAGTCCGGAAGTACTGACACTGTCTGGTAATGGACTTAGTAATATCCGGCACCGGGCCAGCGAAATGAATGCGGACCTGGGCATAGAAAGTGAACCATTAAAAGGGACATATTTAAAATTAAGCTTTCCGGTTACCTGA
- a CDS encoding IS4 family transposase, translating into MSKSKFFSGQPIFNQLLSFIPTTLIDKVCRETNADYYYKHFKAFDHLVTMLFSSFHQCTSLRELHTGLLANQHRLHHLGIKHTPRRSTISDANRTRPVAFFEKLYHRLYNHHYQAFSPDSRKRKSLVDRLFIVDSTTVSLFSNVMKGAGVIRMDGRKKGGIKAHVLMTAKTELPSFTILTEAAKNDRIIMPQLELLPGSIIAMDRAYVNYKLMKEWTEKEITWVTRVTKSMKIKLLTRNRLKILHKRKGILKDWVIQLGNPLTEEKTPVQTARVISIYDRNTKKKIHLLTNNFTYTPTTIRKLYQKRWAIEMLFKRIKQNSQLNNFLGENKNAISIQLWCTLIKDLLTKIVKDKLTEKGSKKWSFSNLTGFLRLHLYTYIHLMNFLAEPEYALLQHNKGPDQINLQLKLFSF; encoded by the coding sequence ATGAGCAAAAGTAAATTTTTTTCCGGACAGCCGATTTTTAATCAACTACTTTCTTTTATACCAACCACGTTGATAGATAAAGTCTGTAGAGAGACAAACGCAGATTACTATTATAAGCATTTTAAGGCTTTTGACCATTTGGTAACAATGCTATTTAGTAGTTTTCATCAGTGTACTTCATTACGAGAGCTTCATACAGGATTGTTAGCCAACCAGCATCGGCTTCACCATTTGGGCATTAAACATACCCCGCGTCGAAGCACTATTTCCGATGCTAACAGGACGCGTCCGGTGGCGTTTTTTGAAAAGCTCTATCATCGTCTATATAACCATCATTATCAAGCGTTTTCCCCGGACAGCCGAAAGAGAAAATCGTTGGTTGACCGGTTATTCATAGTGGACTCGACGACGGTCAGCCTATTTTCTAATGTAATGAAGGGGGCAGGTGTAATTAGAATGGACGGCAGAAAGAAGGGAGGAATAAAGGCGCACGTATTGATGACGGCCAAAACAGAACTACCAAGCTTTACTATTCTGACGGAAGCTGCCAAAAATGATAGAATCATTATGCCACAGTTAGAGCTCTTGCCAGGTTCTATAATAGCCATGGATAGAGCTTATGTGAACTATAAACTCATGAAGGAATGGACTGAAAAAGAGATCACGTGGGTAACTCGTGTAACCAAGAGTATGAAAATAAAATTATTGACACGAAACAGATTAAAAATACTCCATAAAAGAAAAGGTATCCTAAAAGATTGGGTTATTCAACTAGGTAACCCTCTAACAGAGGAGAAAACTCCTGTACAGACGGCGCGTGTAATCAGCATTTACGATAGAAATACAAAAAAGAAAATACATCTGTTAACAAACAATTTTACTTATACGCCGACAACGATCAGGAAATTGTATCAAAAGCGATGGGCAATCGAAATGCTTTTTAAAAGAATTAAGCAGAACTCTCAATTAAACAATTTTTTAGGTGAAAACAAGAATGCTATAAGTATACAGCTCTGGTGCACGCTAATAAAGGATTTACTGACAAAGATCGTAAAAGACAAGCTGACAGAGAAAGGGAGTAAAAAATGGTCTTTTAGTAACCTAACTGGCTTTCTAAGGTTACATCTTTACACTTATATCCACCTAATGAATTTTCTGGCAGAACCCGAGTATGCACTTTTACAGCATAATAAGGGGCCAGATCAGATAAACCTGCAATTGAAATTATTCTCCTTTTAA
- a CDS encoding 2'-5' RNA ligase family protein, with the protein MSSILIVTLEMEEVYQRHFTDLRGKYFPAHANYLDAHITLFHHLPAGESEITTALEKAAQRKPVTLKVAGIVHFGNGVAYRLESEELQLLHVSLQQAFEPWLIRQDKQTLRPHITVQNKVTNFKAQQLHEALSQDFTPFDIKTTGLKTWRYLHGPWKAEKMFPFITL; encoded by the coding sequence ATGAGTAGTATCCTGATCGTTACATTGGAGATGGAAGAAGTGTATCAACGACATTTTACTGATCTGCGTGGGAAATACTTCCCTGCACATGCGAATTACCTGGATGCACATATTACATTATTCCATCACTTACCGGCAGGTGAAAGTGAGATTACAACTGCCCTGGAGAAGGCTGCACAAAGAAAGCCTGTGACGCTGAAAGTAGCGGGGATCGTACATTTCGGGAATGGGGTCGCTTACAGACTGGAATCGGAGGAGTTGCAATTGTTACATGTAAGTCTGCAACAGGCTTTTGAACCATGGTTGATCCGGCAGGATAAACAAACACTGCGACCACATATTACAGTACAGAATAAAGTGACGAATTTTAAGGCGCAGCAACTGCACGAAGCCTTGTCGCAGGATTTTACGCCTTTTGATATAAAAACAACCGGTCTGAAGACCTGGCGTTATTTACATGGTCCCTGGAAAGCAGAAAAAATGTTCCCATTTATAACGCTATAG